From a single Mangifera indica cultivar Alphonso chromosome 19, CATAS_Mindica_2.1, whole genome shotgun sequence genomic region:
- the LOC123202631 gene encoding probable ubiquitin-conjugating enzyme E2 16, whose amino-acid sequence MTSSSAPSRKALSKIACNRLQKELVEWQVNPPAGFKHKVTDNLQRWVIEVNGAPGTLYANETYQLQVDFPEHYPMEAPQVIFLHPAPLHPHIYSNGHICLDILYDSWSPAMTVSSVCISILSMLSSSTVKQRPTDNDRYVKNCRNGRSPKETRWWFHDDKV is encoded by the exons ATGACCAGCTCCTCTGCTCCTTCACGCAAG GCTTTAAGCAAGATCGCATGTAATAGACTGCAAAAAGAACTTGTGGAGTGGCAGGTCAATCCTCCAGCAGGGTTTAAACACAAAGTCACTGATAATCTTCAAAG ATGGGTGATCGAAGTCAACGGAGCCCCAGGGACCCTGTATGCCAATGAAACGTATCAGCTTCAGGTGGATTTTCCTGAGCATTATCCTATGGAAGCACCTCAG GTGATTTTTCTGCACCCAGCGCCTCTGCATCCCCATATTTATAGCAATGGGCATATTTGTTTAG ATATTCTTTATGATTCCTGGTCTCCAGCCATGACTGTTAGTTCTGTATGTATCAGCATTCTCTCCATGCTGTCAAGCTCAACTGTGAAG CAACGCCCAACAGATAACGACCGGTATGTGAAGAACTGTAGGAATGGAAGATCTCCCAAGGAGACAAGATGGTGGTTCCATGACGATAAAGTGTAA
- the LOC123202837 gene encoding BEL1-like homeodomain protein 11: MVSKDSPPNPASNMLHQFIISDSITGQNQFENQHFDAYGSAVRTNNSYSQSLGLLPSIQCLGERMSRSMDLVHAPAVAEESEISHSRHLMDLLGASNETNHQAQRLSLSLGSHMLVPSVQYKQRSLSSDITSTNYLFCGNEGRQVCNPGFEHVSDDYSYTGGTFTSSSTSVNRSCSSNGIESFASAMGNSKFLKPAQSLLEEVVNVGGRAIDKNDERYIGNLYHGSRRGGQRLSSELKAEFCNNGMLSAEKYELHLRIAKLISLLEEVENKYEKYYHQMEEVVSSFEVIAGLGAAKSYTALALQAMSRHFGSLRDAIISQINVTSRRFSQDLPKISSGLSQLSLLDRESRQHRMSLQQLGMLQTQRQVWRPIRGLPETSVSILRSWLFEHFLHPYPNDSEKLMLASQTGLTKNQVSNWFINARVRLWKPMIEEMYKEEFADSSDDSNPSVATREGVADHPEE, encoded by the exons ATGGTTTCAAAAGACTCACCCCCAAATCCTGCTTCGAATATGCTACACCAATTTATAATCTCAGACTCCATCACTGGTCAGAATCAATTTGAAAACCAACATTTTGATGCTTATGGGTCTGCTGTGAGGACCAATAACAGTTATTCTCAGTCTCTTGGTTTGTTGCCAAGTATTCAGTGTCTAGGGGAAAGAATGTCAAGATCAATGGACCTTGTTCATGCTCCTGCTGTTGCTGAGGAATCTGAGATCAGTCACAGTAGACACTTAATGGACCTTCTTGGAGCATCAAATGAGACCAATCACCAAGCTCAGAGACTCTCTCTATCTCTTGGCTCTCACATGCTTGTTCCATCAGTCCAATACAAGCAGAGATCTCTAAGTTCAGATATCACTTCTACCAATTACTTGTTTTGCGGGAATGAAGGTAGACAAGTTTGTAATCCTGGATTTGAGCATGTTAGTGATGACTATTCATATACTGGTGGCACATTTACTTCATCTTCCACCTCAGTAAATCGTTCTTGCTCCAGTAATGGGATAGAATCCTTTGCTTCTGCAATGGGGAATTCAAAATTTCTCAAACCAGCTCAATCTCTTTTAGAAGAAGTTGTTAATGTTGGTGGCAGGGCCATTGACAAGAACGATGAAAGATATATAGGAAACTTGTATCATGGCAGTAGAAGAGGTGGTCAAAGATTATCATCTGAACTGAAAGCAGAATTTTGCAATAATGGGATGTTATCTGCAGAAAAATATGAACTTCATCTTAGAATTGCTAAGCTTATTTCCTTATTAGAAGAG GTtgaaaacaaatatgagaaataCTACCATCAAATGGAGGAAGTGGTGTCATCATTTGAAGTGATAGCAGGGTTAGGAGCTGCCAAGTCTTACACTGCATTGGCATTGCAAGCCATGTCCAGGCATTTTGGCAGTTTAAGAGATGCCATAATATCTCAAATTAATGTCACAAGTAGAAGATTTTCACAAGACTTGCCAAAAATCAGCTCAGGATTATCTCAACTTAGTTTACTTGACAGGGAATCCAGGCAGCACAGAATGTCCCTTCAACAGCTTGGAATGTTGCAGACTCAACGCCAAGTATGGAGACCCATCAGGGGATTGCCTGAGACTTCTGTCTCAATCCTTCGCTCTTGGCTCTTCGAACACTTTCTCCACCC TTATCCTAATGACTCTGAAAAGCTAATGCTGGCATCTCAGACAGGCCTGACTAAGAACCAG GTATCGAATTGGTTCATAAATGCCAGAGTTCGACTGTGGAAGCCTATGATAGAAGAAATGTACAAAGAGGAGTTTGCAGACTCTTCAGATGACTCGAATCCGTCCGTGGCTACCAGGGAAGGTGTAGCAGATCACCCAGAAGAATGA